A stretch of Polypterus senegalus isolate Bchr_013 chromosome 3, ASM1683550v1, whole genome shotgun sequence DNA encodes these proteins:
- the LOC120526631 gene encoding C-C motif chemokine 4 homolog has translation MLQSFILKICYFSRVCILIYCMYSNKPSKCCFSYVKKEILLKMVSNYEKTRSDCTKPGIVFITRKGILVCANPEQKWVKDSVDHLNAILKPYPEESSYLPHPRPPPPPPPTTTTTT, from the exons ATGTTACAAtcgtttattttaaaaatatgctatTTTTCAAGagtttgtattttaatatattgtatgt atTCAAATAAACCTTCAAAATGCTGCTTCAGTTATGTAAAAAAAGAGATCCTTTTAAAAATGGTGTCCAACTATGAAAAAACACGATCAGACTGCACTAAACCTGGCATTGT ATTCATCACAAGAAAAGGTATTCTGGTCTGTGCTAATCCCGAACAGAAATGGGTCAAAGACAGCGTTGATCATCTGAATGCAATTTTAAAACCATATCCTGAAGAATCTTCTTATCTTCCTcatcctcgtcctcctcctcctcctcctcctactactactactactact